GAGCCCGGTCCCATCGCACGTCCGATTGAATCCCAAGTCAGTCCGTTCCATTTGGCAACATAGTATTTATTATTCCAGACTATTGGACAAGAATAAATTTCATTGTTCCATCTCAAAAAGGAATTAGAGGATGAAGAAATCTCCGTTCCTAAAGGAGTCCAGTTAATTCCATCCCATTTTGCACGATTATTAAAGGGGGCACTCCCATAAAAAGTAAAAGAGCCACTAGCATAGATATTGTCAGAGAACGTGTCAGCGTATAATCTGGTTGGTCCATAATTGAACGTATCAATTCCAATCTGCTGCCAATTCTGCCCATTAAGTGAGGATGCTAAAAACCCCGTCTGCAAAATAACTGCAAACAGGGTTTTCCTTTTTATGTCTGGCACTACCTTCATTTCTCAATAATAATTTTTGCTGAAAGAACTTGATCCTCAATAATCGCTGTTACAATATAAATGCCATTAATAGATGTCAAGATACAGAGAATTCTTCGCACCGGTTTTCCTCTTGATAAGTGTTACTCTCATAGTGTTATGATATTTGAAGTTCAAAATCTGTTGCACTGCAACAAGAAAAAACGGTGACTGCAACAGGTCTGCAACAAATGTAGAGCAGGAATAGGAAGTAGTGTGATAAATACTATCAACAGTAAGTGTTGATATGCAATGAAGAGAAGTGTCAGGTCAACAAAAAGTCAGGAACTTACTTCCCGATACAGAACTTACCAAAAATATTATCCAGTAGTTCCTCCGTGCTTACTTCGCCGGTGATAAGACCGAGCTGGTGAAGTGCCGTGCGGATGTCGGAGGCAAGCAATTCTCCGCTCCGCTGCTGATTCAATCCTTCACTCACTTTATGCAGCGACTCGCCCGCTGCCCTCAAAGCCTGAACGTGACGCACATTTGTAACCACCGTCTCCGGTACCTGCAGCGCCCTGGTGTCAAACACATTCACTAAATGCATTTTTAATTCGTCCAGCCCTGACTTCTCCCTTGCACTGATGAACACTATGCCCGGAAACATTTCGTATTCCTTCCGCACCCGCTCCTCGTCCGCAAGGTCCATCTTGTTTCCCACCAACAACACATGCCCCTTCTTGGTGTGATCATTGATCTCCTCCATGATCTGTTTCAACTCCTCTGCCTTCACCTCCCGTACATCAAATAAGTAGATCACAATCGTGCTGCGCTCCATCTGCGCAAAGGTGCGCTGAACGCCCAACCGCTCAATCTCATCCTCCGACTCCCGTATGCCGGCCGTATCCATAAAACGGAATACCACCCCGTCAATAATCATCTCGTCTTCGATCACATCCCTGGTGGTGCCGGGTAACTCACTCACAATCGCCTTCTCCTCCTCCAACAGGGCGTTCAATAATGTACTCTTCCCGGCATTGGGCTTTCCTACAATCACCACCGGAATGCCGTTCTTGATCACATTTCCCATCTCAAAACTGTCGGCCAGCTTCTGAATGATCCGGATGATGCTCTCCACCAGATTCTTTAAATCACCCCGGTCCGCAAATTCTACATCCTCCTCCGAAAAATCCAACTCCAATTCCACCAGCGAAGCAAAATTCACGAGGTTCTCGCGCAACACCGAAATCTTCTGCGAAAACCCTCCCCGCACCTGCGACATCGCTACCTGGTGCGACGTGGCGGAATGGCTCGCAATCAGGTCGGCTACAGCCTCAGCCTGACTCAGGTCGAACTTCCCGTTCATGAAACCCCGAAAAGTGAATTCTCCGGGCTCTGCCAATCGTGCGCCTTGCTCCGTGAATAGCATGAGCAACTCCTGCTGTATGTACAAACTGCCATGACAGAAAATTTCCACCACGTCCTCCCCGGTGTACGACTTCGGCTCTTTATATACAGCCAGCATCACCTCATCCAGCAAAATCTCCCCGGTCCATATTTCTCCGTAATGGATCGTGTTGGGATAGAAAACCGATACATCCACCGGCTTTTTCCCCGGTAATTTGAATACCTCCGTGCAGTAATACAAGGCGTCCTGGCCGCTTAAGCGCAACATGGCTACCGCCCCTTGTCCGTGAGGAGTGGCAATGGCTATAATTGTGTCGTTCTTGAGGCTGTAGTGCGACATGTAGAGTTAAAGATATAAATAACAGAGGAATAGTGGGTTGTGGGTAGTGGTTTTAAAGATTATGAAAACCGGATCATGAGGACGAATATATTTGAAAAATGAAAAATAAAGATTTCAGAACCCTTGTTGCCTATCAGAAAGCTTTCGAACTGGCCGTAAGTATCCATCAGATAACACAAGGCTTTCCAAAAGAAGAAAAGTATTCACTAACAGACCAAATTCGGAGATCGAGCAGATCTGTATGTGCTAACATCGCTGAATCGTATAGAAAAAGAAGATATGTAAAACACTTTGTATCAAAACTAACCGACGCTGATTCGGAAGCAGCTGAATCTATCGTTTGGCTTGATCTCTCCCTCCGATTTGGATATATAAACGAATCCGTACATTCCGAACTTTCAGGCAATTATGAAGATATAGGACGACTCCTTAACTACATGATGTCTCATCCCGCCAAATTCTCCTCCCAACCTTAATCCCTATATCTGACAGCCTACTGCCAACTTATTTACTGCCAACTTATTTACTGCCCACTTATTTACTGCCCACTTTTTTACTGCTCACTTTTTTACTGCCCACTTTTTTACTGCCCACTTTTTTACTGCCCACTTTTTTACTGCCCACTTTTTTACTGCTCACTTTTTTACTGCCCACTCCCTTACTGCCAACTTATTTACTGCCAACTTATTTACTGCCAACTCCCTTACTGCCCACTTTTTTACTGCCAACTCCCTTACTGCCCACTTTTTTACTGCCAACTGCCCAGTTTTTTACTACTTTAGTCCTCCTAAAATCCTCCCTATGAGCGTATTGGTCAACAAAAAATCGAAGGTTATTGTACAAGGCTTTACCGGTTCTGAAGGCACCTTCCATGCAGGACAGATGATTGAATACGGAACGAATGTGGTGGGTGGCGTTACCCCCGGAAAGGGCGGTTCCACTCACCTGGGAAAGCCGGTTTTTAATACAGTAGCTGAAGCGGTAGAAAAGGCCAGAGCCGACGTCTCCATCATCTTTGTCCCCCCCGCATTCGCAGCCGACGCCATCATGGAATCCGCCGCTGCGGGAATCAAAGTGATCGTTTGTATTACAGAGGGAATTCCCACCAAAGACATGATCCAGGTGAAAGAATACCTGAAGGATAAGAATTGTCGTCTCATCGGTCCCAATTGTCCCGGTGTGATCTCCGCCGGAGAAGCCAAAGTGGGAATTATGCCCGGATTCGTTTTTAAGAAGGGAAAAATCGGAATCGTTTCCAAATCGGGGACCTTAACCTATGAGGCAGCCGATCAGATCGTAAAAGCGGGAATGGGAATCTCTACTGCTATAGGTATCGGAGGCGACCCCATCATCGGCACCACCACCAAAGAAGCCGTGGAACTCTTTATGAACGATCCCGGTACCGACGCCATTGTGATGATCGGAGAAATCGGCGGAGGAATGGAAGCGGAAGCGGCACGGTGGATCAAAAAGAATGGTAAAAAACCTGTGGTGGGATTTATCGCCGGTCAAACGGCACCGGCCGGACGAAGGATGGGCCATGCAGGAGCCATCGTTGGTGGTAAAGATGATACGGCTGCGGCTAAAATGGCCATCATGAGAAGCTGCGGTATTAGAGTATGCGACTCTCCCGCTGTAATCGGAAAAACAATGGCGGCACTGCTGGAGAGCAAAAAGAAACCGAAAACAAAAGCAGGAAAGTCTCCCAAAAAGAAAAAAAACTCCCCCAAAAAAGCGGCCAAAAAATCTCCCGCGAAAAAATCACACAAGCCGGTAAAAAAGCGCAGAAAGTAATACGCACACACCTTCCCCGGTTAAC
This DNA window, taken from Bacteroidia bacterium, encodes the following:
- the mnmE gene encoding tRNA uridine-5-carboxymethylaminomethyl(34) synthesis GTPase MnmE yields the protein MSHYSLKNDTIIAIATPHGQGAVAMLRLSGQDALYYCTEVFKLPGKKPVDVSVFYPNTIHYGEIWTGEILLDEVMLAVYKEPKSYTGEDVVEIFCHGSLYIQQELLMLFTEQGARLAEPGEFTFRGFMNGKFDLSQAEAVADLIASHSATSHQVAMSQVRGGFSQKISVLRENLVNFASLVELELDFSEEDVEFADRGDLKNLVESIIRIIQKLADSFEMGNVIKNGIPVVIVGKPNAGKSTLLNALLEEEKAIVSELPGTTRDVIEDEMIIDGVVFRFMDTAGIRESEDEIERLGVQRTFAQMERSTIVIYLFDVREVKAEELKQIMEEINDHTKKGHVLLVGNKMDLADEERVRKEYEMFPGIVFISAREKSGLDELKMHLVNVFDTRALQVPETVVTNVRHVQALRAAGESLHKVSEGLNQQRSGELLASDIRTALHQLGLITGEVSTEELLDNIFGKFCIGK
- a CDS encoding four helix bundle protein encodes the protein MKNKDFRTLVAYQKAFELAVSIHQITQGFPKEEKYSLTDQIRRSSRSVCANIAESYRKRRYVKHFVSKLTDADSEAAESIVWLDLSLRFGYINESVHSELSGNYEDIGRLLNYMMSHPAKFSSQP
- the sucD gene encoding succinate--CoA ligase subunit alpha, whose product is MSVLVNKKSKVIVQGFTGSEGTFHAGQMIEYGTNVVGGVTPGKGGSTHLGKPVFNTVAEAVEKARADVSIIFVPPAFAADAIMESAAAGIKVIVCITEGIPTKDMIQVKEYLKDKNCRLIGPNCPGVISAGEAKVGIMPGFVFKKGKIGIVSKSGTLTYEAADQIVKAGMGISTAIGIGGDPIIGTTTKEAVELFMNDPGTDAIVMIGEIGGGMEAEAARWIKKNGKKPVVGFIAGQTAPAGRRMGHAGAIVGGKDDTAAAKMAIMRSCGIRVCDSPAVIGKTMAALLESKKKPKTKAGKSPKKKKNSPKKAAKKSPAKKSHKPVKKRRK